One region of Agrobacterium tumefaciens genomic DNA includes:
- a CDS encoding recombinase family protein — MTNYVTYYRVSTARQGQSGLGLEAQEAAVKAFIASRGATEVGRFVEVESGKVAARPQLAAALTLAKAKGATLLIAKLDRLSRNVAFIANLLEAGVEVTAADMPSADRFMFHIMAAVAEHEAKAISQRTKAALQAAKARGKVLGFAQASRGPNAASRAAAVAAEARTAAANAYASRLGPKAYALRTRGHTLQQIATHFVELGVSLPRGGTNWTETNVLLLLRRYDALLADNPQTTAA, encoded by the coding sequence ATGACCAACTATGTAACGTACTATCGCGTATCGACCGCCCGCCAAGGTCAGTCAGGTTTAGGCTTGGAGGCGCAGGAAGCCGCCGTGAAAGCTTTCATAGCCAGCCGGGGCGCAACCGAGGTCGGGCGCTTCGTTGAAGTGGAGTCGGGCAAAGTCGCCGCCCGCCCGCAACTGGCCGCCGCCCTCACGTTGGCCAAGGCAAAGGGGGCGACCCTGCTAATTGCGAAGCTCGACCGGCTATCGCGCAACGTGGCCTTCATCGCCAACCTGCTTGAAGCTGGGGTGGAGGTTACGGCGGCAGACATGCCCAGCGCCGACCGCTTTATGTTTCACATCATGGCAGCCGTGGCAGAACACGAGGCCAAGGCAATTTCGCAGCGCACCAAAGCCGCGTTACAGGCCGCCAAGGCACGCGGCAAGGTGCTGGGCTTTGCACAGGCAAGCCGGGGGCCAAACGCCGCTAGCCGGGCCGCTGCGGTGGCGGCAGAAGCCCGTACAGCCGCTGCCAACGCCTACGCCAGCCGGTTGGGGCCGAAGGCTTATGCGCTGCGCACCCGTGGCCATACATTGCAGCAGATCGCCACCCATTTTGTTGAGCTAGGCGTGTCGCTGCCGAGGGGCGGCACCAACTGGACGGAAACCAATGTGCTGCTCCTGTTGCGGCGGTATGACGCGCTGCTGGCAGACAACCCACAGACAACCGCCGCTTAA
- a CDS encoding terminase small subunit, whose protein sequence is MAKRARTPQLPPPPGETPPLPPQRQPDGRFAPGNQSSVGNKGRFARIFHTEDELYDAFFAYQAYQDANPYDLSKHTQYKGSPVKLPDVQRKPYSLLAFAKHAGFHPQRWYDWKKRPDLKDAVEMIDAIIADEKLTGAIAGIYNALIVARDLKLAERTEVGGLDGAPPVAFTIAPIAKGTFLPPDIQAPEQTISPAGDSGANHVPSPLANEKGVPPTLAGPKPQTQAEPLDMSKVEGWGQ, encoded by the coding sequence GCAGCGCCAGCCGGATGGACGCTTTGCCCCCGGCAATCAATCCTCCGTTGGCAACAAGGGAAGGTTTGCCCGCATATTCCACACGGAGGACGAACTGTACGACGCGTTCTTCGCCTACCAAGCCTATCAGGACGCCAACCCCTACGACCTGTCAAAGCATACGCAGTACAAAGGCTCGCCGGTCAAACTGCCTGACGTGCAGCGCAAACCATATTCGCTCCTTGCCTTTGCCAAACACGCGGGCTTCCATCCACAGCGCTGGTATGACTGGAAGAAGCGACCGGACCTTAAAGATGCCGTTGAAATGATCGACGCCATAATTGCGGACGAGAAACTGACCGGGGCCATCGCAGGCATTTACAATGCTCTCATCGTGGCGCGTGACCTTAAGCTGGCAGAACGGACAGAGGTTGGTGGCTTGGATGGTGCCCCGCCCGTGGCCTTCACCATTGCCCCCATCGCAAAGGGCACCTTCCTGCCGCCAGACATACAGGCCCCCGAGCAAACCATATCACCGGCTGGGGACAGTGGTGCAAACCACGTCCCCTCACCGTTGGCCAACGAGAAGGGAGTCCCGCCGACGCTTGCGGGGCCGAAGCCGCAAACACAGGCTGAGCCGCTTGATATGTCCAAGGTGGAAGGCTGGGGGCAATGA